A window of the Buteo buteo chromosome 8, bButBut1.hap1.1, whole genome shotgun sequence genome harbors these coding sequences:
- the CRYZL1 gene encoding quinone oxidoreductase-like protein 1 isoform X4, with product MKALYCQQNSPGEEMTFVFQERENLPPTRDNDVKVQVRACALSWIDTKLLSEIKLEKELIPVGREISGVVLEVGRKVTFFQPDDEVVGILPLDSEESGLCEVILVHEHYLVRKPEKVCWVEAAGTVRDGVRAYTALHYLSQVSPGKTVLVMDGASPFGTIAIQLAQHRGAKVISTAYSLEDKQYLERLRPPVEGIRQPLVARVIDVSNGKIDVAESCLEETGGLGVDIVLDAGVKLYSAEDESTSKSQLLPHKHDIITLLGVGGHWITTEKNLQLDPPDSHTLFLKGATVSFLNDEIWNLSNIQQGLLPANVIIERCICRYVATLTVLLDTHLRRYNGEIIK from the exons ATGAAGGCCTTGTATTGTCAGCAGAATTCACCTGGAGAGGAAATGACATTTGTCTTCCAGGAAAGA GAAAACCTTCCTCCTACAAGAGACAACGATGTGAAAGTACAAGTTAGAGCCTGTGCACTGAGCTGGATAGATACAAAg cttCTGTCAGAAATTAAACTGGAGAAGGAGCTTATACCTGTTGGTCGAGAAATTTCTGGAGTTGTATTGGAAG TTGGAAGAAAGGTGACCTTTTTTCAGCCAGATGATGAAGTGGTGG gaattttgCCCCTGGATTCCGAAGAGTCTGGTCTTTGTGAAGTTATTCTGGTTCATGAGCATTATTTGG TTCGTAAACCAGAAAAAGTTTGTTGGGTTGAAGCGGCTGGGACTGTTCGTGATGGTGTCCGAGCATATACAGCTTTACACTACCTTTCCCAAGTCTCTCCTGGAAAAACTGTCCTTGTAATGGATGGAGCAAGT ccatTTGGTACAATAGCTATTCAGTTAGCACAACATAGGGGAGCTAAAGTAATCTCTACTGCATACAGTCTTGAAGATAAGCAGTACCTGGAGAGACTTAGACCTCCTGTGG AAGGTATACGGCAGCCTTTAGTGG CTCGAGTGATAGATGTGTCAAATGGAAAGATAGATGTGGCAGAAAGCTGCTTGGAAGAAACGGGTGGCCTGGGAGTGGACATTGTTCTAGATGCTGGAG tgAAATTATATAGTGCTGAAGATGAATCAACTTCAAAATCACAGCTGCTGCCTCATAAGCATGATATCATTACTCTTCTTGGTGTTGGGGGTCACTGgataacaacagaaaaaaatctccag CTGGATCCTCCAGATAGCCATACCTTGTTTCTTAAAGGAGCCACAGTCTCCTTTCTGAATGATGAGATATGGAACTTGTCCAATATACAGCA AGGGCTCTTGCCAGCAAATGTGATTATAGAAAGATGTATCTGTAGATACGTTGCTACCTTGACAGTCCTCTTAGATACCCATCTTAGAAGATATAATGGAGAAATTATCAAGTAG
- the CRYZL1 gene encoding quinone oxidoreductase-like protein 1 isoform X5 produces MKALYCQQNSPGEEMTFVFQERENLPPTRDNDVKVQVRACALSWIDTKLLSEIKLEKELIPVGREISGVVLEVGRKVTFFQPDDEVVGILPLDSEESGLCEVILVHEHYLVRKPEKVCWVEAAGTVRDGVRAYTALHYLSQVSPGKTVLVMDGASPFGTIAIQLAQHRGAKVISTAYSLEDKQYLERLRPPVEGIRQPLVARVIDVSNGKIDVAESCLEETGGLGVDIVLDAGVKLYSAEDESTSKSQLLPHKHDIITLLGVGGHWITTEKNLQLDPPDSHTLFLKGATVSFLNDEIWNLSNIQQGKYLYTHLRRYNGEIIK; encoded by the exons ATGAAGGCCTTGTATTGTCAGCAGAATTCACCTGGAGAGGAAATGACATTTGTCTTCCAGGAAAGA GAAAACCTTCCTCCTACAAGAGACAACGATGTGAAAGTACAAGTTAGAGCCTGTGCACTGAGCTGGATAGATACAAAg cttCTGTCAGAAATTAAACTGGAGAAGGAGCTTATACCTGTTGGTCGAGAAATTTCTGGAGTTGTATTGGAAG TTGGAAGAAAGGTGACCTTTTTTCAGCCAGATGATGAAGTGGTGG gaattttgCCCCTGGATTCCGAAGAGTCTGGTCTTTGTGAAGTTATTCTGGTTCATGAGCATTATTTGG TTCGTAAACCAGAAAAAGTTTGTTGGGTTGAAGCGGCTGGGACTGTTCGTGATGGTGTCCGAGCATATACAGCTTTACACTACCTTTCCCAAGTCTCTCCTGGAAAAACTGTCCTTGTAATGGATGGAGCAAGT ccatTTGGTACAATAGCTATTCAGTTAGCACAACATAGGGGAGCTAAAGTAATCTCTACTGCATACAGTCTTGAAGATAAGCAGTACCTGGAGAGACTTAGACCTCCTGTGG AAGGTATACGGCAGCCTTTAGTGG CTCGAGTGATAGATGTGTCAAATGGAAAGATAGATGTGGCAGAAAGCTGCTTGGAAGAAACGGGTGGCCTGGGAGTGGACATTGTTCTAGATGCTGGAG tgAAATTATATAGTGCTGAAGATGAATCAACTTCAAAATCACAGCTGCTGCCTCATAAGCATGATATCATTACTCTTCTTGGTGTTGGGGGTCACTGgataacaacagaaaaaaatctccag CTGGATCCTCCAGATAGCCATACCTTGTTTCTTAAAGGAGCCACAGTCTCCTTTCTGAATGATGAGATATGGAACTTGTCCAATATACAGCAAGGGAAGTATCTCT ATACCCATCTTAGAAGATATAATGGAGAAATTATCAAGTAG
- the CRYZL1 gene encoding quinone oxidoreductase-like protein 1 isoform X2, with amino-acid sequence MKALYCQQNSPGEEMTFVFQERENLPPTRDNDVKVQVRACALSWIDTKLLSEIKLEKELIPVGREISGVVLEVGRKVTFFQPDDEVVGILPLDSEESGLCEVILVHEHYLVRKPEKVCWVEAAGTVRDGVRAYTALHYLSQVSPGKTVLVMDGASPFGTIAIQLAQHRGAKVISTAYSLEDKQYLERLRPPVGIRQPLVARVIDVSNGKIDVAESCLEETGGLGVDIVLDAGVKLYSAEDESTSKSQLLPHKHDIITLLGVGGHWITTEKNLQLDPPDSHTLFLKGATVSFLNDEIWNLSNIQQGKYLSILEDIMEKLSSSIFRPQLDEPIPLYEAKVSMEIVQKNQARKRQVIQF; translated from the exons ATGAAGGCCTTGTATTGTCAGCAGAATTCACCTGGAGAGGAAATGACATTTGTCTTCCAGGAAAGA GAAAACCTTCCTCCTACAAGAGACAACGATGTGAAAGTACAAGTTAGAGCCTGTGCACTGAGCTGGATAGATACAAAg cttCTGTCAGAAATTAAACTGGAGAAGGAGCTTATACCTGTTGGTCGAGAAATTTCTGGAGTTGTATTGGAAG TTGGAAGAAAGGTGACCTTTTTTCAGCCAGATGATGAAGTGGTGG gaattttgCCCCTGGATTCCGAAGAGTCTGGTCTTTGTGAAGTTATTCTGGTTCATGAGCATTATTTGG TTCGTAAACCAGAAAAAGTTTGTTGGGTTGAAGCGGCTGGGACTGTTCGTGATGGTGTCCGAGCATATACAGCTTTACACTACCTTTCCCAAGTCTCTCCTGGAAAAACTGTCCTTGTAATGGATGGAGCAAGT ccatTTGGTACAATAGCTATTCAGTTAGCACAACATAGGGGAGCTAAAGTAATCTCTACTGCATACAGTCTTGAAGATAAGCAGTACCTGGAGAGACTTAGACCTCCTGTGG GTATACGGCAGCCTTTAGTGG CTCGAGTGATAGATGTGTCAAATGGAAAGATAGATGTGGCAGAAAGCTGCTTGGAAGAAACGGGTGGCCTGGGAGTGGACATTGTTCTAGATGCTGGAG tgAAATTATATAGTGCTGAAGATGAATCAACTTCAAAATCACAGCTGCTGCCTCATAAGCATGATATCATTACTCTTCTTGGTGTTGGGGGTCACTGgataacaacagaaaaaaatctccag CTGGATCCTCCAGATAGCCATACCTTGTTTCTTAAAGGAGCCACAGTCTCCTTTCTGAATGATGAGATATGGAACTTGTCCAATATACAGCAAGGGAAGTATCTCT CCATCTTAGAAGATATAATGGAGAAATTATCAAGTAGCATTTTCAG GCCTCAGCTGGATGAACCAATCCCATTGTATGAAGCCAAAGTTTCTATGGAAATAGTTCAGAAGAATCaagcaagaaaaagacaagTCATCCAGTTCTGA
- the CRYZL1 gene encoding quinone oxidoreductase-like protein 1 isoform X1 has protein sequence MKALYCQQNSPGEEMTFVFQERENLPPTRDNDVKVQVRACALSWIDTKLLSEIKLEKELIPVGREISGVVLEVGRKVTFFQPDDEVVGILPLDSEESGLCEVILVHEHYLVRKPEKVCWVEAAGTVRDGVRAYTALHYLSQVSPGKTVLVMDGASPFGTIAIQLAQHRGAKVISTAYSLEDKQYLERLRPPVEGIRQPLVARVIDVSNGKIDVAESCLEETGGLGVDIVLDAGVKLYSAEDESTSKSQLLPHKHDIITLLGVGGHWITTEKNLQLDPPDSHTLFLKGATVSFLNDEIWNLSNIQQGKYLSILEDIMEKLSSSIFRPQLDEPIPLYEAKVSMEIVQKNQARKRQVIQF, from the exons ATGAAGGCCTTGTATTGTCAGCAGAATTCACCTGGAGAGGAAATGACATTTGTCTTCCAGGAAAGA GAAAACCTTCCTCCTACAAGAGACAACGATGTGAAAGTACAAGTTAGAGCCTGTGCACTGAGCTGGATAGATACAAAg cttCTGTCAGAAATTAAACTGGAGAAGGAGCTTATACCTGTTGGTCGAGAAATTTCTGGAGTTGTATTGGAAG TTGGAAGAAAGGTGACCTTTTTTCAGCCAGATGATGAAGTGGTGG gaattttgCCCCTGGATTCCGAAGAGTCTGGTCTTTGTGAAGTTATTCTGGTTCATGAGCATTATTTGG TTCGTAAACCAGAAAAAGTTTGTTGGGTTGAAGCGGCTGGGACTGTTCGTGATGGTGTCCGAGCATATACAGCTTTACACTACCTTTCCCAAGTCTCTCCTGGAAAAACTGTCCTTGTAATGGATGGAGCAAGT ccatTTGGTACAATAGCTATTCAGTTAGCACAACATAGGGGAGCTAAAGTAATCTCTACTGCATACAGTCTTGAAGATAAGCAGTACCTGGAGAGACTTAGACCTCCTGTGG AAGGTATACGGCAGCCTTTAGTGG CTCGAGTGATAGATGTGTCAAATGGAAAGATAGATGTGGCAGAAAGCTGCTTGGAAGAAACGGGTGGCCTGGGAGTGGACATTGTTCTAGATGCTGGAG tgAAATTATATAGTGCTGAAGATGAATCAACTTCAAAATCACAGCTGCTGCCTCATAAGCATGATATCATTACTCTTCTTGGTGTTGGGGGTCACTGgataacaacagaaaaaaatctccag CTGGATCCTCCAGATAGCCATACCTTGTTTCTTAAAGGAGCCACAGTCTCCTTTCTGAATGATGAGATATGGAACTTGTCCAATATACAGCAAGGGAAGTATCTCT CCATCTTAGAAGATATAATGGAGAAATTATCAAGTAGCATTTTCAG GCCTCAGCTGGATGAACCAATCCCATTGTATGAAGCCAAAGTTTCTATGGAAATAGTTCAGAAGAATCaagcaagaaaaagacaagTCATCCAGTTCTGA
- the CRYZL1 gene encoding quinone oxidoreductase-like protein 1 isoform X3, with protein MKALYCQQNSPGEEMTFVFQERENLPPTRDNDVKVQVRACALSWIDTKLLSEIKLEKELIPVGREISGVVLEVGRKVTFFQPDDEVVGILPLDSEESGLCEVILVHEHYLVRKPEKVCWVEAAGTVRDGVRAYTALHYLSQVSPGKTVLVMDGASPFGTIAIQLAQHRGAKVISTAYSLEDKQYLERLRPPVARVIDVSNGKIDVAESCLEETGGLGVDIVLDAGVKLYSAEDESTSKSQLLPHKHDIITLLGVGGHWITTEKNLQLDPPDSHTLFLKGATVSFLNDEIWNLSNIQQGKYLSILEDIMEKLSSSIFRPQLDEPIPLYEAKVSMEIVQKNQARKRQVIQF; from the exons ATGAAGGCCTTGTATTGTCAGCAGAATTCACCTGGAGAGGAAATGACATTTGTCTTCCAGGAAAGA GAAAACCTTCCTCCTACAAGAGACAACGATGTGAAAGTACAAGTTAGAGCCTGTGCACTGAGCTGGATAGATACAAAg cttCTGTCAGAAATTAAACTGGAGAAGGAGCTTATACCTGTTGGTCGAGAAATTTCTGGAGTTGTATTGGAAG TTGGAAGAAAGGTGACCTTTTTTCAGCCAGATGATGAAGTGGTGG gaattttgCCCCTGGATTCCGAAGAGTCTGGTCTTTGTGAAGTTATTCTGGTTCATGAGCATTATTTGG TTCGTAAACCAGAAAAAGTTTGTTGGGTTGAAGCGGCTGGGACTGTTCGTGATGGTGTCCGAGCATATACAGCTTTACACTACCTTTCCCAAGTCTCTCCTGGAAAAACTGTCCTTGTAATGGATGGAGCAAGT ccatTTGGTACAATAGCTATTCAGTTAGCACAACATAGGGGAGCTAAAGTAATCTCTACTGCATACAGTCTTGAAGATAAGCAGTACCTGGAGAGACTTAGACCTCCTGTGG CTCGAGTGATAGATGTGTCAAATGGAAAGATAGATGTGGCAGAAAGCTGCTTGGAAGAAACGGGTGGCCTGGGAGTGGACATTGTTCTAGATGCTGGAG tgAAATTATATAGTGCTGAAGATGAATCAACTTCAAAATCACAGCTGCTGCCTCATAAGCATGATATCATTACTCTTCTTGGTGTTGGGGGTCACTGgataacaacagaaaaaaatctccag CTGGATCCTCCAGATAGCCATACCTTGTTTCTTAAAGGAGCCACAGTCTCCTTTCTGAATGATGAGATATGGAACTTGTCCAATATACAGCAAGGGAAGTATCTCT CCATCTTAGAAGATATAATGGAGAAATTATCAAGTAGCATTTTCAG GCCTCAGCTGGATGAACCAATCCCATTGTATGAAGCCAAAGTTTCTATGGAAATAGTTCAGAAGAATCaagcaagaaaaagacaagTCATCCAGTTCTGA
- the DONSON gene encoding protein downstream neighbor of Son isoform X1: MAAPAVPGYSPGFKKPPAMLRLKRKRLRRSEPAAAAPPPCGAAPRAPSAPARRNPFSSLDNAPRAAGTPPPPERARRPPAGGSPSAASFWQLLEAVGEDKPARRAEPSERSNVLTPTDDLHLPVAVPEVPPSPRHEFPADWSIKTRLLFTSSQPFTWAEHLKAQEEAQGFAQHCRATETNLPQSVQEPKLSTELRCAFQQSLVYWLHPSLPWLQLFPRIGADRKIAGKASPWSQDEALQQVLMSDWSVSFTSLYNLLKAKLCPYFYVCTYQFTVLFRAAGLVGSDVITAVISPTTRGLREAMRNEGIEFSLPLVEECRTRKQKNSEVNLETEVANSLEVGDSMEDGEEPALSDDDDESFSWLEEMGVQDKVKKPDAISIKLRKEKHEVQMDHKPESLALVKGTNTFTLLNFLINCKSLVAAAGPQTGLPPTLLSPVAFRGGTMQTLKARSINAKARVHLAYEDIFSLEIVGPVMPHSLHSLTMLLKSAQRGAFSAVLYTHEPTAVFNASPALNKETIRNDLPTCGLHPKTLDQLSQCPTLGKSSIRFLEMKDYAYTWKS, translated from the exons ATGGCCGCCCCCGCCGTGCCCGGCTACTCGCCCGGCTTCAAGAAGCCGCCGGCCATGCTGCGGCTGAAGCGCAAACGGCTGCGGAGGAGcgagcccgccgccgccgctcccccgccctgcggcgcggccccgcgggCCCCctccgcgcccgcccgccgcaACCCCTTCTCCAGCCTGGACAACGCGCCGCGGGCGGCcggcacccccccgccgccggagcgggcccggcggccgccggcgggcgggagcCCCTCGGCAGCGTCCTTCTGGCAG CTTTTGGAGGCTGTTGGTGAAGATAAGCCCGCCAGGAGAGCAGAGCCCTCTGAGAGAAGCAACGTCCTCACCCCAACCGAT GACCTTCATTTACCTGTTGCTGTACCTGAAGTTCCCCCCTCACCAAGACATGAGTTTCCTGCAGACTGGAGTATTAAAACACGACTTTTATTTACTTCTTCCCAACCTTTTACCTGGGCAGAACATTTAAAAGCACAAGAGGAAGCTCAAGGATTTGCTCAGCATTGTAGAGCTACAGAAACAAACTTGCCACAGAGCGTACAG GAACCAAAACTGTCGACAGAACTGCGTTGTGCCTTTCAGCAAAGCCTTGTTTACTGGCTTCACCCTTCACTGCCATGGCTGCAGCTGTTCCCTCGGATTGgagcagacagaaaaatagCTGGAAAGGCTAGTCCTTGGTCACAGGATGAAGCCTTGCAACAAGTGCTAATGAGTGACTG GTCTGTCAGCTTTACTTCTCTGTACAATCTGCTCAAAGCCAAGCTGTGTCCCTACTTCTATGTATGTACCTACCAGTTTACTGTCCTGTTCCGTGCAGCTGGTCTTGTGGGAAGTGACGTTATCACAGCTGTAATTTCTCCCACAACTAGAGGTTTAAGGGAAGCCATGAGAAATGAAG GCATAGAGTTTTCTTTACCTTTGGTAGAAGAATGTAGaaccaggaaacagaaaaactcTGAAGTGAATTTGGAAACAGAAGTTGCTAACAGCCTCGAAGTGGGCGACAGCATGGAAGACGGAGA GGAACCAGCGCTAAGCGATGACGATGATGAAAGTTTCTCTTGGCTTGAGGAGATGGGAGTCCAAGACAAGGTTAAGAAACCAGATGCTATTTCTATTAAACT TCGTAAGGAGAAGCATGAGGTGCAGATGGATCACAAACCCGAATCCCTTGCATTAGTGAAAGGAACAAACACATTCACCTTGCTGAACTTCTTGATAAACTGTAAGAGCCTAGTGGCTGCTGCAGGTCCACAAACAGGGCTTCCACCAACTTTGTTGTCCCCTGTTGCTTTCAGAGGTGGAACAATGCAAACACTCAAA GCTCGAAGTATAAATGCCAAAGCCAGGGTTCACTTGGCGTATGAGGATATATTCAGTTTGGAGATTGTAGGCCCCGTCATGCCTCACTCCCTCCATTCATTGACCATGTTGCTCAAGTCCGCGCAGAGGGGAGCGttctctgctgtattgtatACACATGAGCCAACCGCTGTGTTTAACGCAAGCCCTGCCTTAAATAAG GAAACCATACGCAATGATCTTCCTACATGTGGACTGCATCCTAAGACTTTGGATCAACTGAGTCAGTGTCCAACACTGGGAAAATCTTCCATCCGATTTCTGGAAATGAAGGATTATGCTTATACCTGGAAGTCCTAG
- the DONSON gene encoding protein downstream neighbor of Son isoform X2, which yields MAAPAVPGYSPGFKKPPAMLRLKRKRLRRSEPAAAAPPPCGAAPRAPSAPARRNPFSSLDNAPRAAGTPPPPERARRPPAGGSPSAASFWQLLEAVGEDKPARRAEPSERSNVLTPTDATKLKTLHVIAIVQYPVCLPGKDLHLPVAVPEVPPSPRHEFPADWSIKTRLLFTSSQPFTWAEHLKAQEEAQGFAQHCRATETNLPQSVQEPKLSTELRCAFQQSLVYWLHPSLPWLQLFPRIGADRKIAGKASPWSQDEALQQVLMSDWSVSFTSLYNLLKAKLCPYFYVCTYQFTVLFRAAGLVGSDVITAVISPTTRGLREAMRNEGIEFSLPLVEECRTRKQKNSEVNLETEVANSLEVGDSMEDGEEPALSDDDDESFSWLEEMGVQDKVKKPDAISIKLRKEKHEVQMDHKPESLALVKGTNTFTLLNFLINCKSLVAAAGPQTGLPPTLLSPVAFRGGTMQTLKARSINAKARVHLAYEDIFSLEIVGPVMPHSLHSLTMLLKSAQRGAFSAVLYTHEPTAVFNASPALNKETIRNDLPTCGLHPKTLDQLSQCPTLGKSSIRFLEMKDYAYTWKS from the exons ATGGCCGCCCCCGCCGTGCCCGGCTACTCGCCCGGCTTCAAGAAGCCGCCGGCCATGCTGCGGCTGAAGCGCAAACGGCTGCGGAGGAGcgagcccgccgccgccgctcccccgccctgcggcgcggccccgcgggCCCCctccgcgcccgcccgccgcaACCCCTTCTCCAGCCTGGACAACGCGCCGCGGGCGGCcggcacccccccgccgccggagcgggcccggcggccgccggcgggcgggagcCCCTCGGCAGCGTCCTTCTGGCAG CTTTTGGAGGCTGTTGGTGAAGATAAGCCCGCCAGGAGAGCAGAGCCCTCTGAGAGAAGCAACGTCCTCACCCCAACCGAT GCTACTAAACTCAAGACATTACATGTAATAGCCATAGTCCAGTATCCAGTCTGCCTGCCAGGAAAG GACCTTCATTTACCTGTTGCTGTACCTGAAGTTCCCCCCTCACCAAGACATGAGTTTCCTGCAGACTGGAGTATTAAAACACGACTTTTATTTACTTCTTCCCAACCTTTTACCTGGGCAGAACATTTAAAAGCACAAGAGGAAGCTCAAGGATTTGCTCAGCATTGTAGAGCTACAGAAACAAACTTGCCACAGAGCGTACAG GAACCAAAACTGTCGACAGAACTGCGTTGTGCCTTTCAGCAAAGCCTTGTTTACTGGCTTCACCCTTCACTGCCATGGCTGCAGCTGTTCCCTCGGATTGgagcagacagaaaaatagCTGGAAAGGCTAGTCCTTGGTCACAGGATGAAGCCTTGCAACAAGTGCTAATGAGTGACTG GTCTGTCAGCTTTACTTCTCTGTACAATCTGCTCAAAGCCAAGCTGTGTCCCTACTTCTATGTATGTACCTACCAGTTTACTGTCCTGTTCCGTGCAGCTGGTCTTGTGGGAAGTGACGTTATCACAGCTGTAATTTCTCCCACAACTAGAGGTTTAAGGGAAGCCATGAGAAATGAAG GCATAGAGTTTTCTTTACCTTTGGTAGAAGAATGTAGaaccaggaaacagaaaaactcTGAAGTGAATTTGGAAACAGAAGTTGCTAACAGCCTCGAAGTGGGCGACAGCATGGAAGACGGAGA GGAACCAGCGCTAAGCGATGACGATGATGAAAGTTTCTCTTGGCTTGAGGAGATGGGAGTCCAAGACAAGGTTAAGAAACCAGATGCTATTTCTATTAAACT TCGTAAGGAGAAGCATGAGGTGCAGATGGATCACAAACCCGAATCCCTTGCATTAGTGAAAGGAACAAACACATTCACCTTGCTGAACTTCTTGATAAACTGTAAGAGCCTAGTGGCTGCTGCAGGTCCACAAACAGGGCTTCCACCAACTTTGTTGTCCCCTGTTGCTTTCAGAGGTGGAACAATGCAAACACTCAAA GCTCGAAGTATAAATGCCAAAGCCAGGGTTCACTTGGCGTATGAGGATATATTCAGTTTGGAGATTGTAGGCCCCGTCATGCCTCACTCCCTCCATTCATTGACCATGTTGCTCAAGTCCGCGCAGAGGGGAGCGttctctgctgtattgtatACACATGAGCCAACCGCTGTGTTTAACGCAAGCCCTGCCTTAAATAAG GAAACCATACGCAATGATCTTCCTACATGTGGACTGCATCCTAAGACTTTGGATCAACTGAGTCAGTGTCCAACACTGGGAAAATCTTCCATCCGATTTCTGGAAATGAAGGATTATGCTTATACCTGGAAGTCCTAG